TTTCATCATGGATATAAAGTGTACCAGCTTGGTCCTCAGCAAGGGCAAGCTATCATCCGCCTCAATCGCCGTATTAATGATTGGACAACCTCCTTTTATCGGCGGATTCAAAATATAATCCGAATAGTAATTAACGATAGCCTTAAGTTTTTCAGGAGCAGTCTTTGCCGCACTGATCCGCTTATTCAAATCGTCTTTCACAAATTTTAGCGCATACTCAAACCCAGCTTCGGCCACACCATCTTTGCTGCCAAAATGACCATAGATCGCCCCTTTGGTCATGCCCACTTCTTTCGTAATGTCCGAAAGTGAAGTGGCTTTATATCCCTTGGTATTGAAAAGAGAAAGTGCCTTTCTGGTAATCAGATCTCGGGTCTGTTCAGGGGTGCGCATACTACAAATATACCGATCGGTATATGAATTCCAAAAATATTCATATTAAATTATATGTCCAAAGGAGATACCCTACGCGGGCCGCCGGTATTTCTCCATGTCTTACAAAATTTAAATGGTGAAAACCCTATTCGGGCGCCCAGCATGACGCTTTTCTTAAAAAGAAAGGGTTAATTGGGGTTCCTGGGTTTCTTCGATGAAGTTGGATATGCCTACACCTAGCAAACGAATACCTTCAGGACGCAATAACTTTTCTGTGACCAATTCCTGGGTCATGTCCTCGACTTGTTCAGGGGTGTGGATTCCGTTTTCTAAGGTCTTACTGCGTGTAATTTGCTGAAAGTCACCGTACTTGATCTTAATGGTCAGGGTCTTCCCTATTTTATGCCGGTTATACCTTTTGAATAAAGATTCATTCAATCGATTAAGAGCAGCCAGTACATCTTCCAGTTTCATGAAATTTTCACGATAAGTGTTTTCAACACTGACTGATTTGCGTTCCCGGTGGGCTTTTACTCCCCTAAGATCCACTCCCCGACAAATGTTGTAATAGTAAGTTCCTGCCTTACCAAACCTCCGGGCCATTTCTGACAAATCGTATTTCCGCAAATCCTTACCTGTTAGGATACCAGCTAGCTTCATTTTTTCTGCGGTCACCTTACCAATGCCAAAAAACTTATTGATGGGTAATCTTGCTGTGAAAGCATCCGCGTCCTTCGGCAAAATCACATAAAGGCCATCTGGCTTATCCATATCAGAGGCAGTTTTAGCCAGAAACTTATTGAACGACACTCCTGCCGAAGCAGTTAATCCGGTTACGGACTTGATTTCCTGTTTAATGTCCCTGGCAATCAAAGTAGCTGAAGGCTTCCCTTTTTTGGTTGTGGTGACGTCCAGGAAGGCTTCATCCAATGATAGGGGCTCAACAATATCCGTGTAGGAGAAAAAAACCTCCCTGATCTGATCACTCAATTCTTTGTAACGATCGAAACGTGGCTTTACGAAAATCAAATCCGGGCAACGCCGAATAGCTGACACAGAGGGCAGGGCGGATTTCACCCCATAAACCCTGGCTTCATAGCTGGCAGCAGCTACTACACCTCTTTGACCTCCTCCACCCACCGCGACTGGTTTTCCTCGAAGCTCAGGATTATCCATCTGCTCAACAGAAGCATAAAATGCATCCATGTCAATATGAATGATCTTTCTGGCAGGTGCCTCGGTGGTCGAATTCTCCTCGTTCAAGACTTTAATACAGCTAACAGAAACAAAGTAAACGGAGCTTAAGTTTCATCAAATTAACGGTAAGAAATGGCACTGACAAACATTCCATTCCTTCACTATCATTTGTCACTTTACGGTCTCTTTTCTCGTGAAAGGTACAGAACCAGTTACTAAACGAAAATGAAAACCCTTTTGATTTTTTTGGCCACTTTGGCCTTAGATACCGATCCCAAAGAACTCTTCAAACCGGGAGAAGTGGCCTTTGATGGATTTGATTTGGTCTCCTATTATCAGGAAGGACCCGTTACTGGAAATGCAACATATGCTTATGAATATCAAGGTATCACGATGCATTTCTCTTCAGAAGAAAACCTGAATCTTTTCAAGCAATACCCAGAGCGATACTGGCCTGCCCTGGACGGATGGTGTGCAATCTCATTGGTTTATGAAGTGTTGAAAAGACCAGATTTCACGATTTACAAGATCCAGAACAATAAGCTTTACTTTTTCGAAGTACGAGCTTTTTTCAATGGCCTTACCCATTGGGATCGTGATCCGGTGAAAAATGAGATCCTGGCACGTGTTCATTATAAACACTTAGGTGGCTATTAATCCTTCAAAGAGGCCGCACTGGATTGGATCAGGTTCCATATATCACGCACATGATGTTCTTCCAAACGAGTCTGGGCCATTACTAAACGGATGGCGTACTTTCCACGTACTTTGGTATGTGAGAGGTACGCTTTTCCAGTATCATTGATCGTTTGCAGTAACTGCGTATTAAACTCGTTGAGTTGTTCTTCGGCTGCCCCTTTCCACCGGAATACAACCATGTTCAATTGAGGAGGGCACAATAATTCGAATTGCTCGTGGCCTCGGATCTGCTCCGCCACCCAATCACCAAACTCGCAGTGTTTACTCAATGTCTCCACCAGACCTTTCTGACCATAAGCACGCATCACAAACCACAATTTCAGCGCTCTGAAGCGTCTACCTAATGGAATTCCCCAATCCCGGTAGTCATTGACAATCCCACGGGTACTGTTTTTCAAATATTCCGGCAGGATCTCAAACGTGCGAATGAGTTGCTCTTTGTCCTTTACAAAATAGGCCGTACAATCAAAGTTGGTGAACATCCACTTGTGTGGGTTGAAAACGAAGCTATCTGCCAGAGCCACTCCTTCAAATAATACGCGTTTTTCAGGAACAATCATGGCGGTCCCAGCATAAGCTGCATCCACATGAAACCAAATATCATATTTCGTACAGATCTCACCCAATGCCTGTAATGGGTCAAAAGCCAGTGTTCCTGTTGTCCCGGATGCACCGACTACCGCACAAGGTACTTTCCCATCTTCCAGATCCTGACTGATGGCTGCTTCAAGTTTTGAAGGAATCATCGACATGGCCTCATCTACTTCGATCTTCACAAGATTGTCACTTCCGAAACCCGCAATGCGAACTGCCTTATCAATTGAACTATGTGTTTCTGTTGAGCAATAAATCCGATAGCAATTGTGATCGAATCCTTGCGTATTCGTTTTATGGTCGGAACACCGCTCTCTAGCGGTAAGTAATGCAGCCAATGTAGCCGTACTGGCAGTATCCTGGATCACACCATCCCAGGCCTTGGGAAGGTCCAGCAAATGTTTCAGCCAGTTCATCATTTGCTCTTCCAATTCCGCCCCTGCTGGTGAGGTCTCCCAAACCATACACTGCGCACCTAATCCGGCAGTAATGATCTCTGCTATGACAGAAGGATAACTACTATTGCCCGGGAAATAGGCATGAAAGTGTGGATGTTGCCAATGGGTGATTCCGGGTAAAATTTTCTGTTCCAAATCACTCATCCAATCTTCGAAGGGCTCTGAATTTTCCGGAGGTAAAGCAGGAATCTGCTCAATGACCTCACCGGGTTTCACCGTAGACTTAACGGGTAATTCTTCAATTCCTTCCAGATAATCCGCTACCCAATCCACTGCCTGATGGGCGTACTTTCTAAACTCCTCGCTATGCATCATTATAGGTCAAATCATGATTTTTGATTCCGTTTTTCAGGAAGAATGCCCGAAAATGTAAATATGCGAGAATTAAATGCAAGAAAATGCAACCTAAACACCGAAAAATACTAATAATAGTAAAAGGTCAGAAACTTACAACATCAATGGATGTTCGTATCACACGCTGTTTTGGATTTATAGGGTCCAAAAGTAGGGGTATAAAGGTCTAGAGGAATTGTAAAAAGGGAGGAATTGTGGATTTATGTAAATAAGCCCGTCCGACCCTGACCAATTAAACTATCTAACTTAAACCCGCTCCCATGCTGATAGGAAGCATCATCCTGTCCATTGGCATTTTTAATGGCACCATGCTTGCAGCCATTCTTTGGTTCGCCAGGCGCAGCCGTTTTATGGCGGCAGGAATATTGGTCTACTGCCTGATCCTGCTCAAATACTTGGGCTATTGGTGTGAGATTTTGCCCGAACAACGATTTTTAGCAGAAATCCTGAGGCCTGTAGAATTATTAATGGGTCCACTGGTCCTCGGTTGTTTCTATCGCCTGGCTTCAAAGAAATTGAATCGGGAGTGGTTGCACTATCTTCCGGCCCTTTTATTGTTACTATTTGTCGTCAGTAATCATCTAAAGATCCTGATCACCGGCTCTGGGAACTACTCCTTTGGGTATTACGTGTTCATCACGAAGATGACGCATGAGATTGTTTACCTGATCTTCGTCTCCTGGCAATTCCGCAAAGAACTTAACCGCGTTAAGGCTTTGTTAATCACCTTCTTCTCCCTTCAGTGGATCATCAGTTTGTTTTATTTACTTTATCGATTTGAAGGCGATTACAACATAGTAAACTATGTCTTGTTTGCTGGAATGGCTTTTTCCATCAATTACATGGCTTATGTTGCCTTAAGGCAATCATCGATGTTCGCAAAGAACACCCCCACTGCACCTTCTTCCAAATCTGTTAAAAAGACGGAAACCGCGGCAAAGCCTAAATCAGAAACGCAAAAGATTGAACCTGATCTACGACCGATCTATGAAAGTCTGGTCCAGAAGATCACCGAAGAGGAACTATTCCTGAGTCAAAACATCAAACTCTCAGATCTGGCGAGGCAATTATCCGTACCCGAGAAAAGTGTATCCAGAGCAGTGAATGAACATGCAGGGGAAAATTTTAATGCATTCATCAATCGCTACAGAGTCGATCATGCGGCAGACCTGATTCTTAGTGATACACATAGCCATTACACCATTGATGCCATAGCAGAGGAAGCGGGATTCGCCAACAAAGTATCTTTCTACAAGGCTTTTAAACGGATCAAGGGCATCTCACCTAGTGAATATCGTAAGGAAAATTCTCAGGAAGCCTAGCAAAGCAGCGACCTCTGTGTATTGCTACACATAGGGAACTGACCAAGGATCCGCTTATAATCCAATGAATCGAATCTATTACTCCTCATAATACAATTGTGCAAAAATTAGATTTAGTTGTGTTGATCGAGTTTTCTCTAGTGGGTTATTTGCAAACAGAACTACCTTTCTTTCCACTTTTCCATTGATGAAAAGTGGAAAGAAATCTAGCGGTTCCCCGCCGGGACCGGATTCATTTTTTAACCAAAACAGCAAGAGTAAAATAAACTCGCCATTTCGCGATATCAAATCAAATGAGATGCTACAGGCTCAAACAAAATTTTAACTGGCCGTCCGCATTCTTTTCTGCTTTTCTTTGATCCAAAAACCTAAAATAAATCAAGGGCGATACTAGATGGCAACTCCAATTAATACAATTACAAGGTTCGCGGATCGATCTATTTAATCTTTATGAGACTCTCAGGTAGGACATTCGCCAATGTTTTTGAGCCTCGTCCATAGTGTGGAAAATCATAGCTATTTCAGGTACGCAATCCTGATTTAGCACTTCAATGCGGACTGCTCCATTCATTCTTTTAAGAAAATTCTTTAAAAAAATTCAGGAAAGCATAGGGGGTGGGAATTTCCTGGAATCGCCTTAAACCCGCCAAAACAGCCTAATTCTGTAAACAATTAGGCCAAAAATTGTAAGGAATCACGATTATTAACCAGCAGAATTCAATTGTTAACATACCTAATGGTAAAAAAATAAGTGTCTGGATCGGTGAAACGTATTTGAGTGTACAAGGTCAAAAAACTCAAAATGAAAGCGATCCAATTAAATGTACCTAACCATTTAGATATGGTAGAAAGCGTGTGGCGGGTAGATCTCGACTTACGCAAAGCAAAAACCGGATATTACCGACTTCCTGATAACTACTCCGAAATCATCA
This DNA window, taken from Cytophagales bacterium, encodes the following:
- a CDS encoding TetR/AcrR family transcriptional regulator, whose amino-acid sequence is MRTPEQTRDLITRKALSLFNTKGYKATSLSDITKEVGMTKGAIYGHFGSKDGVAEAGFEYALKFVKDDLNKRISAAKTAPEKLKAIVNYYSDYILNPPIKGGCPIINTAIEADDSLPLLRTKLVHFISMMKQSLIKIIYRGVTEGQIRKDTNVEETAVLLYTAVEGGIMLSRVEGDPQTYETLRRRLIKEIDQITA
- the dinB gene encoding DNA polymerase IV, whose product is MNEENSTTEAPARKIIHIDMDAFYASVEQMDNPELRGKPVAVGGGGQRGVVAAASYEARVYGVKSALPSVSAIRRCPDLIFVKPRFDRYKELSDQIREVFFSYTDIVEPLSLDEAFLDVTTTKKGKPSATLIARDIKQEIKSVTGLTASAGVSFNKFLAKTASDMDKPDGLYVILPKDADAFTARLPINKFFGIGKVTAEKMKLAGILTGKDLRKYDLSEMARRFGKAGTYYYNICRGVDLRGVKAHRERKSVSVENTYRENFMKLEDVLAALNRLNESLFKRYNRHKIGKTLTIKIKYGDFQQITRSKTLENGIHTPEQVEDMTQELVTEKLLRPEGIRLLGVGISNFIEETQEPQLTLSF
- a CDS encoding YHS domain-containing (seleno)protein, with translation MKTLLIFLATLALDTDPKELFKPGEVAFDGFDLVSYYQEGPVTGNATYAYEYQGITMHFSSEENLNLFKQYPERYWPALDGWCAISLVYEVLKRPDFTIYKIQNNKLYFFEVRAFFNGLTHWDRDPVKNEILARVHYKHLGGY
- a CDS encoding pyridoxal-dependent decarboxylase, which translates into the protein MMHSEEFRKYAHQAVDWVADYLEGIEELPVKSTVKPGEVIEQIPALPPENSEPFEDWMSDLEQKILPGITHWQHPHFHAYFPGNSSYPSVIAEIITAGLGAQCMVWETSPAGAELEEQMMNWLKHLLDLPKAWDGVIQDTASTATLAALLTARERCSDHKTNTQGFDHNCYRIYCSTETHSSIDKAVRIAGFGSDNLVKIEVDEAMSMIPSKLEAAISQDLEDGKVPCAVVGASGTTGTLAFDPLQALGEICTKYDIWFHVDAAYAGTAMIVPEKRVLFEGVALADSFVFNPHKWMFTNFDCTAYFVKDKEQLIRTFEILPEYLKNSTRGIVNDYRDWGIPLGRRFRALKLWFVMRAYGQKGLVETLSKHCEFGDWVAEQIRGHEQFELLCPPQLNMVVFRWKGAAEEQLNEFNTQLLQTINDTGKAYLSHTKVRGKYAIRLVMAQTRLEEHHVRDIWNLIQSSAASLKD
- a CDS encoding helix-turn-helix domain-containing protein, whose amino-acid sequence is MLIGSIILSIGIFNGTMLAAILWFARRSRFMAAGILVYCLILLKYLGYWCEILPEQRFLAEILRPVELLMGPLVLGCFYRLASKKLNREWLHYLPALLLLLFVVSNHLKILITGSGNYSFGYYVFITKMTHEIVYLIFVSWQFRKELNRVKALLITFFSLQWIISLFYLLYRFEGDYNIVNYVLFAGMAFSINYMAYVALRQSSMFAKNTPTAPSSKSVKKTETAAKPKSETQKIEPDLRPIYESLVQKITEEELFLSQNIKLSDLARQLSVPEKSVSRAVNEHAGENFNAFINRYRVDHAADLILSDTHSHYTIDAIAEEAGFANKVSFYKAFKRIKGISPSEYRKENSQEA